In the genome of bacterium, the window CAGGCAGGCCGACGCCCCGCCGTGGTATGCGTTGATGCCCAGGATGTACACGATGCGTCCTCAGCCCGACCGGCGCGCACGCGTCCGACCCGAGGTGCGCCGGCGGCGACCGGGGCGCGTCCCCGCGTCCCGCAGCGCGCCCCGGAGGTGCACGGTCAGGATGTGGCCGATCGCGAGGTGCACATCTTCCACCAGCTCGTACTCGTCGCTCGGCACCACCACGACCAGGTCCGCGAGCGTGCGGACCGCGCCCCCGGGGCGGCCGACGAGGGCGATGACCACGGCGCCCGTGGCGCGCGCGGCGCGCGCCGCGGCAACGATGTTGGGGGAGTTCCCGCTCACGGAGAACAACAGCACGGCATCGCCAGGCCGGGCGAGGGTGCGGATCTGCTCGGCGAACACGTACTCGTACCCGTGATCGTTCGCCCACGCGGTCAGCGCCGCCGGTTCGCACAGCGCGACGGTGCGGACCCGTTTCGCGCCGAGCCGCGGCGGCCGGCCGAGCGTCGACTTGCCGAGATCAAGCGCGACATGGGTCGCCGTCGCGGCGCTGCCGCCGTTGCCGGCGAGGAAGATCGCCCCCCCGGCGCGTGCGATCCGATGGAGGCGGTCCGCGACGGCCGCGATCTCCCCCGCGGGGACCGCGCCCAGGCACGCCCGGAGCCGCGTCGTGTAGGCGCGCGCGCCACGGCGCGCGGCGTCATTCCTCGACATAGATGATCCGGCTCCCTTGTGGTTCGAACTCGAGCGAGATCGGGCGCAGGTCAGGGAGCGCGCGCGTGATCGCGGCGTGGTCGTCGGGCGACGCGAACAGCAACAGGAATCCCCCGCCGCCGGCCCCCAGCAGCTTGCCTCCGATCGCGCCAGCGGCGCGCGCGCGTGCGTACCATGCGTCGATCTCGGGCGACGTGATCCCCGGGGCGAGCCCGCGCTTGAGCGTCCATCCGACGTTCAGAATCTCGCCCACGGCGTCGAGGCGCTGCTCGAGGAGGGCGGTGCGCAACTCCAAGGCGAGATCGCGGATCTTGACCGTATCGGCGCGGGCCGACGCGTCCTCGCGGAGGCCGCGTCCCTGTTCTTCGAGGATCGCGTCGGCGTTGCGCGTCAGCCCCGTATAGAGCAGCAGGAGGTGCGCGTGCAGCCGCGCGCGGAACTCCGCATCGGTGACTACGGGCTCGACCTGGACGCCGTCTGAGTCGAACCGGATGAACTGCAGCCCGCCATACGCCGCGATGTACTGATCTTGCTTTCCAATCGGCTTCGCGCATCGTTCCAGTTCGATCTCGCACGCCTCCTCCGCGAGCCGCTTCGCCCCGGCGTGCCGGCCAGTGTACGCGTGCAGCGCGTGGAGCAGTCCGACCGTGTACGTGCTGCTCGAGCCGAGGCCGGTCCCTCGCGAGGGGATATCGGAGATCGACGTGATCTCGATCCCGCCGGTGACGCCGACGAGCCGCAGCGCTTCACGGATCAGTTCGTGCCGGAGGTCGTCGACCCGGTCCACCATCTCGGTGATCGAGTAGCTCGCGCGGATCCGGTCGTCGAATTTCTTGTTGACCGTGATGTAGATATACTTGTTGATCGCCGTGGTGACGACCGCCCCGGGTTCGCGACGATAGAACGCGGGGAGGTCGGAGCCGCCGCCGGCAAAGCTGATCCGCAGGGGAGTTCGCGAAATGATCACGCACGTAAGCTTTCGGGTCGGGCGAGCCAACTCCTCGCACCCGGACGCGGCAGGCGAGTGGGCGCGTCCAAGCTAGCGCCGATTCCTGGGGGCGCGACCTGTCCCGCGGGGGCGCAGATGGTGGACGTGCAGGCCAAGTTTTTCGCCGCACGGGCCATCTCAGCGTCGGCCGTGGCGAGTTCCAGGTCTCGGGTCGCGGCTACCGCGAGATGTGGCGCATC includes:
- a CDS encoding SIS domain-containing protein, with the protein product MSRNDAARRGARAYTTRLRACLGAVPAGEIAAVADRLHRIARAGGAIFLAGNGGSAATATHVALDLGKSTLGRPPRLGAKRVRTVALCEPAALTAWANDHGYEYVFAEQIRTLARPGDAVLLFSVSGNSPNIVAAARAARATGAVVIALVGRPGGAVRTLADLVVVVPSDEYELVEDVHLAIGHILTVHLRGALRDAGTRPGRRRRTSGRTRARRSG
- a CDS encoding GHMP kinase, whose amino-acid sequence is MIISRTPLRISFAGGGSDLPAFYRREPGAVVTTAINKYIYITVNKKFDDRIRASYSITEMVDRVDDLRHELIREALRLVGVTGGIEITSISDIPSRGTGLGSSSTYTVGLLHALHAYTGRHAGAKRLAEEACEIELERCAKPIGKQDQYIAAYGGLQFIRFDSDGVQVEPVVTDAEFRARLHAHLLLLYTGLTRNADAILEEQGRGLREDASARADTVKIRDLALELRTALLEQRLDAVGEILNVGWTLKRGLAPGITSPEIDAWYARARAAGAIGGKLLGAGGGGFLLLFASPDDHAAITRALPDLRPISLEFEPQGSRIIYVEE